The DNA region CTTACGGCAGCGCGTTGTTGGCCGCGAGGAACGAGAGCGTCGCCTCGATGTCGGTGCGCCACGCATAATCGTTGCCCTTGCAGTGCGGAGCCATACCGAACGAGTTGACCGCGACGATGATGTCGGTGTCGGAGTACAGGATCGGGCCGCCGGAGTCGCCGGAGCAGTTGCCGCCACGATCATCGCCAGGATTGTTGGTCGTCATCAGGTTGTAGCCGTCGGTCAGGTGGCTGCGCAGGTTGATCAGGTCCGAGGTCGCCTGGTAGCGCGTGATCACCGACTCGTAGCGCGGCTTGCGGCTCTGGAGGCCATAGCCTACGGTGGTGAACGACACGTCCTGCGTTCCGCGCCGCGTCGCCAGATCGTCGAGGAAGCCCTGCTCGGCCAGCGTGCCGTACTCAGTGATCGGCGCGTCTTCAACCAGGCGCACAAAGCCGACATCGTAGGTGATCGGGAAGCTCGCGAAGTCGTCGTACTGCGGATGCGCGACCGGCTCGCCCCAGGTGCCGCCAGCCAGGGGATAGCCCACGGCGCGCAGCTCCTCGACCGTCGACTCGAACCAGACCTGTACGGAGGCCGCGCCATAGACGCAGTGCCCCGCCGTCAAGAAGATTCGTGGAGAGATCAGCGAGCCGCTGCAACGCCACTGCGGCGTCCCAGCCTCGTCAAACGCAACCATGATGCCGACGTAGGGGTGGGCATCGCCATCGGGCTCGCCATAGTTAATGGCGTACGCTGGGACAACCAGTGCCAGCAGGAGCATGAGAACTGCTGGAACGATGACGCACCTTCGCATGTGTTCCTCCTTAGTATGGGGAAAGGAATAAGCGGTTAAGGCGATTGTACAGGAGTCTGCAAAAAGTGCAAACGGCTCGCATATTTTTTGTGGAGAGCAAAGAGCTGAGGGTGGAGAACAAAGGAGCCAACGATCAAAAGAACAAAGGAGAGGTTGAAACGTTGCTCGCCTGGTCGTGTGTTCCTCTATTCCCCTGTTCCCTGGAAAGCCGTCATCGCCATATTGACAGGAGGTGCGGAGTCCTTTATAATGGCCCTACTATCAAATTATTTTTACCCAATTCTGTCAATCGTTTAGATAGCCCAGCACAGAAAAACAGCACTCAGTATCAGGACTATCTGCTTCATCGCCTGTACAAACAGTGTACACAGTAAAAGTAAATCTCCTTATACAATAGACGCAGGCGATAGCCATTAGACGGCTGCTGTCAAGCCAAAAGATACCGGAAGCGTATACCAGTCAGAGTGCGCTTACCAAAGCATCTATCATCCTGATGCGGCAAGCGCTGCGCTGCCTGAACGCTAGTTTGAGCTAGAGATCTCGGATCTGCGCCGCTCCATTGCTCGTGCCGAATCAAAGAACCTTTTTGGAACAGCGGTCCTGTGATTCTGCACCAGCGAGAGGAATGGTTGGGGTTTCCCCCACACCCCCGGTTCTACGGCGCGCACGCAGATCGCGCGGCCCCGTATGGTCGAACGCATCCATCACACACGTTACGCACGCCGGGCCGAGCTTTCGTGCCTCTGCTCGCGCACCAGACGTGCTGAATCCAGCTAGCCTGGCATCTCACGCCTTTCACACTATAGCGATCCACCCACATGATCATGACGAGCCACGCTATAGCCCCTGAGCGTACATCCGCAGCCATAGGAACACGCATGTCGGATCAATGTTTGCTGAGCACGGAGCGCGCGCCGTGCGGGTAGTCCTCACCAACTTTGGCTCGACCGGCGATGTGCAGCCGCTGCTCGCGCTGGCCGTCGAGCTACGCCGCAACGGCCATCAGCCGATCGTCGCGGTTGCGCCGAACTTCGGGCCGTGGATCGAGCAGTTTGGCTTGCGCTGCACCCCTGTGGGGCCGGACACGCAGGACGCGCTGCGCACCGCGATCACGACGCGCGTCGAGATGGGCGAGTTCTTCCGCTCCGTGGACGAGATTCGCGCCTTTCTCGGCCCGCTGGTCGCGTCGCTGCCGCAGGTCTTCGCCGATCTCCGCGCGATCTGCCGCGACGCAGACGTGCTGGTCTGTGGCGCGACGCAGCCCGCCGGGCGGATGATCCACGAGCTGACCGGCATCCCGTTCGTCTCGTTGTTCCTGGGCCATCCGGGCGCGCTGGGCACCGCCGCGATGCAGCAGGCGCGCTTCTCGCTGATCAACCCCTTCCGCGCCGAGCTTGGCCTGCCGCCGCTGCACGATCCGCTGACCAGCTACCACTCGCCGCAGCTAGCGCTCTACGCGATGAGTCGCCACGTCGTGCCGCCCGCCGCGAGCTGGCCGCTGCACTACCTTATGACCGGCTACTTCTTCCTCGACGATGAGCGCTGGCAGCCCTCGGCGGCGCTGGCCGAGTTTATCGCCGCCGCCGAGCCGCCGGTCGTCTTCTCGTTCGGCAGCATGACCCACGCCGATCCGCAGGCGTTCACCGCGCTGGTGCTGGAGACGGTGCGGCGCGTCGGCTGCCGCGCGATCATCCAGAAGGGCTGGAGCGGCCTCGATGCGCGCGATCTGCCGCCCGATGTGTTCATGGCCGAGTACGTGCCGCACGCCTGGCTCTTCCCACGGGCGGCGTGTGTGATCCATCACGGCGGCGCGGGCACCTGTGCCGCCGCGCTGCGCGCGGGCGTGCCCAGCCTGATCCTGCCGCACAACGCCGATCAGCCGCTCTGGGCGCAGACCCTCCACGAGCTTGGCTGCGCCGGGCCGGTCATGGCCTACGGCGACATCAGCGCCGAGCGGCTGAGCCGGGCGCTCACCACGATCCTCAGCACGCTGTGCTATCGCGAGGCTGCCGCTGCGCTAGGGCAGCAGATCCGGGCCGAGCATGGCGTGAAAAAGGCCCGCCAGTCGATCGAAGAGCTGGTCGCCAGGGCTGGCCTGCACGGGCCGACTCCCGCAGACGCTCCGGTGCCCGCCGATCTGGCGGACGATCGCCAGGCCAAGCCGAATCGACGACAGCTCTATCAACAACGACAGCGCGCACGCAGACAAGGAGTAGACGATGAGTAGCATCGATGATGCGACCTCCTACGATAATAGCTCGGACATTGCGATCATCGGCATGGCTGGCCGGTTTCCCGGCGCGAACGATCTCGATACGTTCTGGCAGAATCTTTGCAACGGCGTCGAATCGATCGCGCGGCTGACCGACGACGAGCTGCGCGCGGCGGGCGTGAATCCCGCGCTGATCGAGCATCCGAGCTACGTCAAGGCCGCGCCGATCCTCGACGAGATCGAGGGCTTCGACGCGGGCTTCTTCGGCTACTCGCCGCGCGAGGCCGACCTGATGGACCCGCAGCAGCGGCTCTTCTTGGAGTGCGCCTGGCAGGCGCTCGAAGACGGGGGCTACAACCCGCACAGCTACGATGGCTTGATCGGCGTGTACGGCGGGGCCAAGACCAGCACCTATCTCTTCAACCTCTTTGCCAACCGGCGCGTCGTCGAGTCGCTTGACATCACCGAGATCGGCATCGGCAACGATCTCGCCAACCTGACCACCCGCGTCTCCTACAAGCTCAACCTGAAAGGGCCGAGCTACGCGATTCACACGGCCTGCTCGACCTCGCTGGTGGCGATCCATCTGGCCTGTCAAAGCCTGCTGGTCGATGAGTGCCAGATGGCGCTGGCGGGCGGCGTGTCGATCAACGTGCCTCACAAGGCGGGCTACCTCTACCAGCACGGCGGCATCCTCTCGCCTGACGGCCACTGCCGCCCGTTTAGCGCCGACGCGCAGGGCACGCTCTTCGGCAGCGGCGTGGGCGTGGTGCTGCTCAAGCGCCTGCAAGACGCGCTCGACGACGGCGATACGATCTACGCGGTGATCAAAGGCACGGCGACCAACAACGACGGCGCGCTCAAGGCCAGCTTCACCGCGCCCGGCGTCGAGGGCCAGGTCGAGGTGATCGCCTGTGCGCTGGCGAATGCTGGCGTGCGGCCACGCGCGATCTCCTACGTCGAGGCGCACGGCACCGGCACCACGCTGGGCGACGCGATCGAGGTCCTGGCGCTGACCAGAGCCTTTCGCTCGGCGAAGCAGCGCCAGTACTGCGCGCTCGGCTCGGTCAAAAGCAACATCGGCCACCTCGACACCGCCGCCGGAATCTCCAGCCTGATCAAAACCGTGCTGGCGCTCAGGCACAAGCAGATCCCGCCCAGCCTGCACTTCGACCAGCCCAATCCTAAGATCGATTTTGCCAATAGCCCGTTCTATGTCAACACCGCGCTGAGCGACTGGCCGAGCGCTGACGGGCCGCGCCGCGCTGGCGTAAGCTCCTTCGGCTTCGGCAGCACCAACGCGCATGTGATCCTCGAAGAAGCGCCGCAGCCAGAGCCGTCCGATCCCGCCGCGCCGTGGCAACTGCTGCTGCTCTCGGCCCGCTCCGACGCCGCGCTTGAGACGATGACCGAGAATCTGGCCGCGCATCTGCGGGCACATCCTGAGCAAAACCTGGCCGATGTGGTCTACACCTTGCAGATCGGACGGCAGGCGTTCAGCCATCGCCGCGCGCTGGTCTGCCGCGACCGCCAGGACGCGCTCGATGCGCTGGAGTCGCACGATGCCCAGCGGCTGCTGACCAGCGCTCAGGAGAGCAGCGACCGCCCGGTGGTCTTCATGTTCAGCGGCCAGGGCGCGCAGTATCCCGACATGGCCCGCGAGCTGTACGAAACCGAGCCGAACTTTCGGGCGCAGGTCGATCGCTGCTGTGATCTGCTCCTGCCGCATCTTGGCTGCGACCTGCGCGAGCTGCTGTATCCCGCCGGGGCCGATACCGCCGCAGCCGAGCGGCTGAATCAGACGGCGTTTGCCCAGCCCGCGCTGTTCGTGATCGAGTACGCGCTGGCGCAGCTCTGGATGAGCTGGGGCATCCAGCCCGTCGCCATGATCGGTCACTCGATCGGCGAGTATGTGGCGGCGACACTGGCGGGCGTGCTCTCGCTTGAGGACGCGCTGGCGCTGGTCGCGGCGCGCGGCAGGCTGATGCAAGCGCTGCCCGGCGGATCGATGCTAGCGGTCTTCCTGGCCGAGCACGAGCTACGCCCGATGCTCCACGGCGTGCCCTCCGGGCCTGGTACCCGCGATCTGGCGCTGGCGGCGGTGAACGGGCCTCGGCACTGCGTCGTTTCGGGGCCGGATGCGGCGATCACTGCGCTGGAGCGGCAGCTTAGCGCGCAGGGCGTCGAGTGGCGGCGGCTGCATACCTCGCACGCCTTCCACTCGGCGATGATGGAGCCGATGGTCGATCAGTTTCGCGCCGAGGTTGCGCGCGTGACGCTGCACGAGCCGACGATGCCCTATCTCTCGAACGTCACCGGCACCTGGATCACTGCCGCGCAGGCGGCGGATGCCAATTACTGGACGCGGCATCTGCGGCAGACGGTCTTGTTCAGCGCGGGCATTCAAGAGCTGCTCAAGGAGCCCGATCGGATCTTTCTTGAGCTGGGGCCGGGCAACACGCTCAGCACGTTTGTCCGGCAGCACGCCGAGCGCCACGCGGGCCAGGAGGCGCTTGCATCGCTGCGCCACCCGCAGGATCGACAGCCGGATGTCGCGTTTGCGCGCGCGACGCTGGGACGGCTCTGGCTGGCGGGCGTCGAGATCGACTGGCGGGCCGTGCACGGCGACGCGCGGCGGCTGCGGGTGCCGCTGCCGACCTATCCCTTCGAGCGGCAGCGCTTCTGGATCGACGCGGATAGCCCGCTGCACGAGCTGAATCTGCAACAGATGTTGCCGAGCGCCAAGGCGGAGCTGAGCGACTGGTTCTACCTGCCCTCGTGGAAGCGCTCGATGCTGCCGCTGCGGGTACAGCCCGCCGCGCTGGCTGCGCAGCCGCAGCGCTGGCTGGTGCTGCTCGACGGCTATGGCCTGGGCGCTGGCATCGCGCTGCGGTTGGAGCAGGCCCGGCAGCAGGTGGTGCGCGTTGTGCCGGGGCCGGAGTTCCGCAGCCTGGGCGCTGGCAGCTATACGATCAATCCCCAGCGGCCCGAAGACTATGCCGCGCTGCTGGCGGATCTCCGTCAGCAGGAGCTTGTGCCCGACCGCGTGGTCCACTGCTGGGGTGTCACCTTCGACGAGCAGGCGCGGGCCTGGAGCATGCACTTCGATCAGTCGCAGGCGCTCGGCTTCTACAGCCTGCTCTTCCTGATCCAGGCGCTCGGCGGCAACGCGCTCGATACGCTGCACCTCGACGTGATCAGCAGCGGGCTGCACAACATCACCGGCATGGAGCTGCTCTCGCCCGACAAGGCGACGCTGCTGGGCGCGTGCCGGGTGATCCCGCAGGAGTATCCCAGAGTCCGCTGCCGCAGCATCGACGTGGCGCTGCCTGAGGCGCAGCCATCGGCGGCGCTGATCGACCAACTGCTGGCCGAGGTCTGCTCGTCCTCCGCCGACAGCGTGATCGCCTACCGGGGCGCGCATCGCTGGGCACAAAGCTTCGCGCCGGTCCAGCTTGAGCCGCCGAGCGGCACGCGGCTGCGCGAGCAGGGCGTGTATCTGATCACGGGCGGTCTGGGCGGCGTCGGGCTGATCATCGCCGAGCATCTGGCGCGCACCGTCAGGGCAAAGCTGGTGCTGGTCGGACGCTCGCCGCTGCCGGAGCGCGCCGCTTGGGAGCACTACCTCGCCACGCACGATGCCGACGACAGCGTGAGCCGCAAGCTGCGCAGCCTGCAAGCGCTCGAAGCGCATGGGGCCGAGGTCGCAGCCTTCAGCGCCGACGTGACCGATCTGGCGCAGATGCGCGCGGCGATCGAGCAGAGCATCGAGCGCTTCGGCACGATCCACGGCATCATTCACGCCGCCGGTGTCGCGGGCGGTGGCCTGATCCAGCTCAAGACCGCCGAGGCCGCCGAGGCCGTGCTGGCTCCCAAGACGCGCGGCACGCTGACTCTGGCGGCGTCGGCGCAGGGCCTCGATCTTGACTTCCTGGCGCTCTTCTCGTCGCTGACGGGCGTCGTCGGCGAGTTCGGCCAGGTGGATTACTGCGCCGCGAACGCCTTTCTGGATGCCTTCGCGCAGTGGCATACCGCGACCAGCGGCACGTTTACGGTGTCGATCAACTGGGATACCTGGCAGGAAACCGGCATGGCGGTCAGCGCCGCGCTGCCGCCTGAGCTGCGCCAGATCCGCGAGCATGTGATCGAGGGCGGTCTGTCGCCTGCGGAGGGCGCGGAGGCATTCGACCGGATTCTGGCGCACAGCACCGTGCCGCAAGTTCTGGTATCGACGCACGATCTGGAGCGGCGCATCGCCAACATCCAGGCGCTGACCCAAAAGCTGCTGGCGCAGGCGATGGACGCGGCGCTGCCGAGCGGCCCGGCGCATCCACGGCCCAACCTGCAAACGCTGTACGTCGCGCCGCGCAACGAGTTCGAGCAGAATCTCGCGCTGGTCTGGCAGCAGGTCCTCGGCATCGAGCAGGTCGGCGTCCACGACGATTTCTTCCAGCTTGGCGGTCACTCGCTGCTGATCACCCAGTTGCTCAACCGGCTGCACACGATCTACCCGATCGACATTCCGATCCGCAGCCTCTTTGAGAACCCGACCGTCGCGGGCATGGCGCTGCTGGTCGAGGAGCGCTACGCAGAGGCGCTGCGCACGCAGGCCAGGCCGCTGACCGAGCAGATCCGCGACGCGGCCAGCCCGGAGCGCGCCGCGCTGCTTGAGGTCTATCTGCGCCGCAAGATCGCCCAGGCGCTGCTGATCGATGAGGCGGCGATCCCGGCGGACGGCAGCCTGGCCGACCTGGATATTGAGTCGATCACCTCGGACCTGCTGTGGAACTTTCACCAGGATTATCGCCTGCAAATGTTCCCCAACGAGGTCCGCCGCATGCGCACGATCGGCGAGATGGCGCGGCATGCCTCGGCGGAGCTTGAGCGCCTGTGGTACGGCCCGCGGGTCGAGGACGATCCGACCGGCTCGCTCTACGACTACTACGAGTCGCTGGCGCTGCCCCGGCGCTCCGAGCAAAGCCCGTTCAGCACGCCGACGCGCAAAAATCCGAGCATGATCTTCGTCCATGCCAGCCCGCGCTCCGGCTCGACGCTCTTCCGCGTGATGCTGGCGGGCCATCCCGCGCTCTTCTCGCCGCCGGAGATGGATATTCTGCGCTGCGAGGGCATGCACGCCTGGATGCGCGGCCTGCGCGACGCCAACTACGGCTACGGCTTCTCGTGGGCGACGCAGGGCCTACAATGGACCTTCACCGAGCTGCTGGGCCTCGACGCCGATGGCACGAAAGCCTACATGGAAGATCTGGCCGACTGCGACGTGCCGATTCAGGAGGTCTATGCCGAGATCCAGCGGCGGGCCAGCCCACGGACCCTGGTGGATAAGTCGCCGCAGTACAGCCTGCGCCTGGACACGCTCAAGCGCGCCGAGGAGCTGTTTGACCGGCCCAGGTATGTCCATCTGGTGCGGCATCCCTACTCGGTGATCGAGTCGCTGGTGCGGGTGCGCTTCTACACCTTCTTCGGGCCGGTGATCTACGGACGCGACGACGTCGACCCGCATGTCGTCGCCGAGAAAGTCTGGGTCATGTGTAACCAGAATATGCTCGATTTCTTCAAGCAGATCGATCCCGCGCGCTATCACTTCGTGCGCTACGAGGATCTGGTCAGCCAGCCGCGCCGCGTGATGCAGGACGTGTGCGATTTTCTGGAGCTGCCCTTCGACGAGGCCGTGCTGCAACCGTACGATCACCGCAAAGAGCGGATGATCAGCGGCATCGGCGATCCCAACATCCTGCGCCACAACACAATCGAGTCGGCGCTCGGCGAGGCCTGGCGCTCGATCCACCTGCCGCGTCGCCTGGGCGCGCACGCGCGGCGGCTGGCGGCGGAGCTCCAGTACGAGCTGCCAGCGGAGGCCGCGCTGCCCGCAGCGAGCGTCGTGCCGCTGGCTCCCTCGGCCCTCGACGATCCCGAACACTTGAACACTCTGCTGCAAACGGTCCAAAGCCTGTCCGACGCCGAAGTGCAGGCGCTGCTCGGACAGCTTGAAGGAGGCAACTAACATGCGGCGCTTGAAACAAGCCCTGAAAATCATCGGCCTGCTGCTGCTGGTGCTGGCGATCCTGGTCGCGGGCGGCGGCACCTGGATGATCCGCCGCGCCTGGCCCAGCACCAGCGGCACGCTGAAGCTGGCGGGCCTGCAATCGCCGGTCGAGATCCACCGCGATCAGTATGGCATCCTCAATATCTACGCGCAGAACGAGCACGATCTCTTCTTCGCGCAGGGCTACGCTCATGCCCAGGATCGGCTCTGGCAGATGGAATTCGTCCGCAGCATCGCCAGCGGTCGGCTGAGCACCCACGTCGGCCAGCGCGGCGTCGGCTCCGATCAGCTCACCCGTACGATCGGCTACCGCCGCGCGGCGCAGAAGGAGTGGGATCTGATGGATGCCGACGCGCGCGCGATTCTGGAGTGGTACGCCAAGGGTGTGAACGCCTACATCGAGACGCATCGCGGCAGCCTGCCGCTTGAGTACACGATCCTGGGCAGCACGCCGCAGCCATGGGAGCCGCTCGATACGCTTGCCTGGGGCAAGGTGCTCAGCTTCAGCCTCAGCGGCAACCACCGGCTGGAAATGCTGCGCGCGGCGCTGATCGCCTCGGTAGGGCCGGAGGTGACGGCGCAGGTGCTGCCGTCCTACGAGAACGACAAGCCGATCATCGTCGCCTCGGAGGCGTCCTACGACGGCCTGAAAACGGCGCGCCTGACCGGACTTGAGGAGTTCGACCAGTGGATCGGCGATCCGTACGCGGTCTGGGGCAGCAACAACTGGGTGGTCAGCGGCAGCCGCAGCGCGAGCGGGAAGGCGCTGCTGGCGAACGACACGCATCTCGGCCTGGGGCTGCCCTCGTCATGGTACGCCAACGGCCTGCACGGCGGGCGCTTCAACGTGGTCGGCTTTACCTTCGCGGGCGTGCCCGGCGTGATCATCGGCCACAACGAGCGCATCGCCTGGGGCGTCTCGAACATGAACCCCGACACGCAGGATCTTTACCTTGAGAAGCTGGACGATCCCAAGCAGCCGACCAAGTACGAGTTCGAGAATGCCTGGCACGACGTGCAGGTGCTCGACGAGACGATCGAGGTCAAGGGCGGCGCTCCCGTGCAGCTTAAGGTCCGGCTCACGCGCCACGGCCCGCTGGTCAACGAGGTGCTGGGCGATCTTGACAAGTCCGAGCCGATAGCGCTCCGCTGGACCGTGCTCGAAGGCACGTCGCTCTTCCAGTCGGTGAAGCAGGTCAGCCTGGCGCAAAACTGGGACGAGTTCCGGCAGGCGCTGAGCTTCTGGGAATCGCCCAGCCAGAACTTTGTCTATGCCGACGTAGAGGGCAATATCGGCTACCAGGCGACAGGCAAGATCCCGATCCGCCCGGCCAACGACCAGGGCCTGGTGCCGATGCCGGGCTGGACCGGCGAGAACGAGTGGCAGGGCTATATCCCGTTCGAGGACTTGCCCGCCAGCTTCAACCCGCGTCCCGGCTTCATCGCCACGGCCAACAACAAAGTCGCCGAGGACTCGTATCCGCACAAGCTGGCGTACGACTGGGACCCCGGCTATCGCGCCAAGCGCATCAGCGATCTGCTCAGCGCCGACGATCAGATCAGCCTTGAGGACATACAGACGATCCAGGCCGATACGCTTTCGCTGCCCGCCGAGGCGCTGGTGCCGTATCTTCAGGCGCTCCAGCCGGAGAACGATCTCCAGGCACGTGCTCTGGAGCAGGTGAAAGCCTGGGACGCGCGCTACGAGACAGATCGCGTCGGCGCGTCGATCTATCAGGTCTGGTACTGGCATCTGCTCAAGAATACGCTGCACGACGAGCTGGGCGATGAGACGACCGATCGCTATCTGACGGGGCAGTACGAGCGCCACGGCACGTTCCAGGTGCCGATGATGATCGGCATGATGAAGCAGACCGATCATCCCTGGTTCGACGATAAGGACACGCCCGCCAAGGAGCAGCGTGACGACATCGCGCGCCGCAGCCTTGCGGATGCGCTCGCCTGGCTCAGCGAGCGCTACGGCAATGATCCCGCCGGGTGGACCTGGGGCCGCCTGCACACGATCACGTTCCAGTCGCAGGCCTTTGGCGGTCACTGGCTGCTGAAGTATTTTTACAACAGCCGTGCGGTCCCGGCGCGCGGCGATAACTTCACGGTCAACGCGGCATCGTTCCGCTACAACCGGCCCTTCGCGATGGTCCACGGCACGTCGCAGCGGCTGATCATCGATCTAAGCAACTTCGACAACTCGCTGGCGATCGGCCCCACGGGGCAAAGCGGACATGTGTTCCATCCCAATACCATGAACATGATCGATCTGTGGCAGAACGTGGAATATCTGCCGCTGCCCTTCTCGAAAGCGGCGGTCGAGGCGCGTACCACGAGTAAGCTCGTGCTGACGCCGTAGCTGCCCAGCATGTCTGAAAGGGCGGATTGATGATTGAATCATCGTCTGGCGCACGTCGGTAGGGGCGTATGCCATACGCCCCAGGGCACGGCACCGCCGTGCCCCTACGATCCTCCCGATTTTTTTGGAAAGGTTTATCGATCCGCCCCTTGCGTTTCCTCTGCCGTCCGTCGGCGCTGACTCGTCGCATTGCCATCCCGTCTCAGTGGGCCTAGCGGCCAAGGATAATCCCCCCATGAACGATCTCCGGCAAGACATCGCGGACCTCTCCCCAGAGCGACGGCGGCTGCTTGAGCTGCTGCGCCGCCAGCAGGAGCAGCACGATCGTGGACGAATCCGCCCGCTCCCACGCACGAGCGGCCCGAACAGCTTTCCGCTCTCGTTTGCGCAGCGGCGCCTGTGGTTCATCGATCAGTTCCAGCCGGAGAGCACGGCCTATAACATGCTGTCGGCGCTGCGCCTGACGGGTCCGCTGGATGCCACGGCGCTGGCTCGTGCGCTCAACGAGATCGTTGCCCGGCACGAGAGTCTGCGCACGACCTTTGCCCAGAGCGCAGCCGCCCTCGACGGCCAGCCGGTCCAGGTGATCGCGCCCGCGCTGACGATCGAGCTGCCGGTCATCGATCTGCACCCAGAGGGTACCCGGCTGACCGCCGCTGAGCGTGAGTCTGCCGTGCAGCGCCACGTGCTGGCGCAGGCGCAGCAGCCGTTCGATCTCCAGGCGGGGCCGCTGCTGCGCGCCGCGCTGCTGCGCCTGCACCATGCCATGCCGGGTGCCATGCCGGGTGCCCTTCGGGCATGGCACCCGGCACCCGGTACCCGGAGCGAGCATGTGCTGGTGCTGGTGATGCATCATATCGTCGCGGATGGCTGGTCGCAGGGTGTGCTGATCCGCGAGCTTACGACGCTCTACCGCGCCTTTGCCGCCGGACAGGTATCGCCGCTGGGCCCGGTGGGCACGCCGCTGCCGATCCAGTACGCCGACTTCGCCGTGTGGCAGCGGCAGTGGTTGCAGGGTGAGGTGCTGGAGCGGCAGCTCGCCTACTGGCGACAGCAGCTCGCCGATCTGCCCACGCTGCACCTGCCGACGGATCACCCGCGCGCCGCCATGCAGACGATCACCGGGGCGCGGCAGATCCACACGCTCACGCCGAAGCTGACGGCGGCGCTCAAGGCGCTGAGCCAGCAGGAGGGCACGACGCTGTTTATGACGCTGCTGGCGGCCTTCCAGGTAGTGCTGCATCGCTACACCGGCCAGAGCGATCTCGCGGTCGGATCGGGCATCGCCAACCGCAACCGCGCCGAGATCGAGGGTCTGATCGGCTTCTTTGTCAACACGCTGGTGCTGCGGGTCAACCTGGCGGGGAATCCCTCATTCCGCGCGGCGCTCCAGCAGGTGCGCGAGGTAACGCTGGCAGCCTATGCGCATCAGGATCTGCCCTTCGAGAAATTGGTGGAGGAGCTTCAGCCGGAGCGCGATCTGAGCGCCGCGCCATTCTTCCAGGTGTCGTTCGTGCTCCAGAACGCGCCACTGCCCGCGCTGCACCTGCCGCCGCTGAAGGTCGAGCCGCTGGACACCGAGCATGTGACCACCAAGCTCGATCTATCGCTGTCGGTGGTGGAGATGGCCCAGGGCTTGCGCCTGCGGATGCAGTACAACGCCGCGCTCTTCGACGAGCCGACGATCGTGCGTATGCTGCGCCATTTCGAGCAGGTGCTCGCGGGCATCGTGGCCGACCCCGATCGGCGCATCGGCGCGCTGCCGCTGCTGACGCAGGCCGAGCAGCAG from Herpetosiphonaceae bacterium includes:
- a CDS encoding S1 family peptidase; the protein is MLLLALVVPAYAINYGEPDGDAHPYVGIMVAFDEAGTPQWRCSGSLISPRIFLTAGHCVYGAASVQVWFESTVEELRAVGYPLAGGTWGEPVAHPQYDDFASFPITYDVGFVRLVEDAPITEYGTLAEQGFLDDLATRRGTQDVSFTTVGYGLQSRKPRYESVITRYQATSDLINLRSHLTDGYNLMTTNNPGDDRGGNCSGDSGGPILYSDTDIIVAVNSFGMAPHCKGNDYAWRTDIEATLSFLAANNALP
- a CDS encoding glycosyltransferase; the protein is MRVVLTNFGSTGDVQPLLALAVELRRNGHQPIVAVAPNFGPWIEQFGLRCTPVGPDTQDALRTAITTRVEMGEFFRSVDEIRAFLGPLVASLPQVFADLRAICRDADVLVCGATQPAGRMIHELTGIPFVSLFLGHPGALGTAAMQQARFSLINPFRAELGLPPLHDPLTSYHSPQLALYAMSRHVVPPAASWPLHYLMTGYFFLDDERWQPSAALAEFIAAAEPPVVFSFGSMTHADPQAFTALVLETVRRVGCRAIIQKGWSGLDARDLPPDVFMAEYVPHAWLFPRAACVIHHGGAGTCAAALRAGVPSLILPHNADQPLWAQTLHELGCAGPVMAYGDISAERLSRALTTILSTLCYREAAAALGQQIRAEHGVKKARQSIEELVARAGLHGPTPADAPVPADLADDRQAKPNRRQLYQQRQRARRQGVDDE
- a CDS encoding SDR family NAD(P)-dependent oxidoreductase gives rise to the protein MSSIDDATSYDNSSDIAIIGMAGRFPGANDLDTFWQNLCNGVESIARLTDDELRAAGVNPALIEHPSYVKAAPILDEIEGFDAGFFGYSPREADLMDPQQRLFLECAWQALEDGGYNPHSYDGLIGVYGGAKTSTYLFNLFANRRVVESLDITEIGIGNDLANLTTRVSYKLNLKGPSYAIHTACSTSLVAIHLACQSLLVDECQMALAGGVSINVPHKAGYLYQHGGILSPDGHCRPFSADAQGTLFGSGVGVVLLKRLQDALDDGDTIYAVIKGTATNNDGALKASFTAPGVEGQVEVIACALANAGVRPRAISYVEAHGTGTTLGDAIEVLALTRAFRSAKQRQYCALGSVKSNIGHLDTAAGISSLIKTVLALRHKQIPPSLHFDQPNPKIDFANSPFYVNTALSDWPSADGPRRAGVSSFGFGSTNAHVILEEAPQPEPSDPAAPWQLLLLSARSDAALETMTENLAAHLRAHPEQNLADVVYTLQIGRQAFSHRRALVCRDRQDALDALESHDAQRLLTSAQESSDRPVVFMFSGQGAQYPDMARELYETEPNFRAQVDRCCDLLLPHLGCDLRELLYPAGADTAAAERLNQTAFAQPALFVIEYALAQLWMSWGIQPVAMIGHSIGEYVAATLAGVLSLEDALALVAARGRLMQALPGGSMLAVFLAEHELRPMLHGVPSGPGTRDLALAAVNGPRHCVVSGPDAAITALERQLSAQGVEWRRLHTSHAFHSAMMEPMVDQFRAEVARVTLHEPTMPYLSNVTGTWITAAQAADANYWTRHLRQTVLFSAGIQELLKEPDRIFLELGPGNTLSTFVRQHAERHAGQEALASLRHPQDRQPDVAFARATLGRLWLAGVEIDWRAVHGDARRLRVPLPTYPFERQRFWIDADSPLHELNLQQMLPSAKAELSDWFYLPSWKRSMLPLRVQPAALAAQPQRWLVLLDGYGLGAGIALRLEQARQQVVRVVPGPEFRSLGAGSYTINPQRPEDYAALLADLRQQELVPDRVVHCWGVTFDEQARAWSMHFDQSQALGFYSLLFLIQALGGNALDTLHLDVISSGLHNITGMELLSPDKATLLGACRVIPQEYPRVRCRSIDVALPEAQPSAALIDQLLAEVCSSSADSVIAYRGAHRWAQSFAPVQLEPPSGTRLREQGVYLITGGLGGVGLIIAEHLARTVRAKLVLVGRSPLPERAAWEHYLATHDADDSVSRKLRSLQALEAHGAEVAAFSADVTDLAQMRAAIEQSIERFGTIHGIIHAAGVAGGGLIQLKTAEAAEAVLAPKTRGTLTLAASAQGLDLDFLALFSSLTGVVGEFGQVDYCAANAFLDAFAQWHTATSGTFTVSINWDTWQETGMAVSAALPPELRQIREHVIEGGLSPAEGAEAFDRILAHSTVPQVLVSTHDLERRIANIQALTQKLLAQAMDAALPSGPAHPRPNLQTLYVAPRNEFEQNLALVWQQVLGIEQVGVHDDFFQLGGHSLLITQLLNRLHTIYPIDIPIRSLFENPTVAGMALLVEERYAEALRTQARPLTEQIRDAASPERAALLEVYLRRKIAQALLIDEAAIPADGSLADLDIESITSDLLWNFHQDYRLQMFPNEVRRMRTIGEMARHASAELERLWYGPRVEDDPTGSLYDYYESLALPRRSEQSPFSTPTRKNPSMIFVHASPRSGSTLFRVMLAGHPALFSPPEMDILRCEGMHAWMRGLRDANYGYGFSWATQGLQWTFTELLGLDADGTKAYMEDLADCDVPIQEVYAEIQRRASPRTLVDKSPQYSLRLDTLKRAEELFDRPRYVHLVRHPYSVIESLVRVRFYTFFGPVIYGRDDVDPHVVAEKVWVMCNQNMLDFFKQIDPARYHFVRYEDLVSQPRRVMQDVCDFLELPFDEAVLQPYDHRKERMISGIGDPNILRHNTIESALGEAWRSIHLPRRLGAHARRLAAELQYELPAEAALPAASVVPLAPSALDDPEHLNTLLQTVQSLSDAEVQALLGQLEGGN